The following proteins are encoded in a genomic region of Gopherus flavomarginatus isolate rGopFla2 chromosome 14, rGopFla2.mat.asm, whole genome shotgun sequence:
- the LOC127034471 gene encoding uncharacterized protein LOC127034471, with translation MTALHARSTLKGSYRRGYETSLRACVIVPLPQCLVGSAVTKHHRHRPQQGGREQSTSALPGDFHCGQLVSRTAGNTWLCYCSCPLAAGGYHTGTVLWDSHRRHPAGTTQALSCGATHRRHQVGSTQVLSPAHSLQTPGGSHAGALPCPLTADTWRVPRRCSPLPARCRHLLGTTQVLSPARSLQIPGGYHTGALPCPLTADTRWVLRRCSPLPARCRHPVGPMQVLSPARSLQTPRGYHAGVLPCLLAADTSRPPRKLESWARSPTPRCTV, from the exons ATGACAGCATTGCATGCAAGGAGCACGCTGAAGGGCAGCTACAGGAGAGGTTATGAAACATCCCTGAGAGCCTGTGTAATTGTACCCCTTCCTCAGTGCTTGGTGGGCAGCGCTGTGACCAAGCACCACAGGCACCGACCCCAGCAAGGGGGCCGAGAACAAAGCACTAGTGCCCTCCCAGGGGATTTCCACTGTGGGCAGCTGGTGAGTAGAACGGCTGGAAATACCTGGCTGTGCTACTGCTCATGTCcactggctgctggtgggtaccACACAGGCACCGTCCTGTGGGACTCTCACCGCAGACACCCAGCAGGTACTACACAGGCACTGTCCTGCGGGGCCACTCACCGCAGACACCAGGTGGGTAGCACGCAGgtgctctcccctgcccactCGCTGCAGACACCTGGCGGGTCCCACGCAGGTGCTCTCCCCTGCCCGCTCACTGCAGACACCTGGCGG GTCCCACGCAGGTGCTCTCCCCTGCCCGCTCGCTGCAGACACCTGCTGGGTACCACGCAGGTGCTCTCCCCTGCCCGCTCACTGCAGATACCAGGCGGGTACCACACAGgtgctctcccctgcccactCACTGCAGACACCCGGTGGGTCCTACGCAG GTGCTCTCCCCTGCCCGCTCGCTGCAGACACCCGGTGGGTCCTATGCAGGTGCTCTCCCCTGCCCGCTCGCTGCAGACACCTCGCGGGTACCACGCAGGGGTTCTCCCCTGCCTGCTCGCTGCAGACACCTCGCGG